In Opisthocomus hoazin isolate bOpiHoa1 chromosome 12, bOpiHoa1.hap1, whole genome shotgun sequence, the sequence cgagggaggttctcctccccctctgctctgccatggTGAAGCCccgtctggagtgctgtgtccagttctgggctccccagttcaagaaagatgaagagctactggggagagtccagcggagggctatgaggatgatgaggggactggagcatctcccctacgaggagaggctgagggagctgggcttgttcagcctggagaagagaaggctgcgaggggaccttagaaatgcctccaaatatctgcagggtgggtgtcaggaggacggggccagactctttccagtggtgcccagcgacaggacaaggggcaacgggcacaaactgaagcagaggaagttccagctgaacatgaggaagaacttcttccctctgagggtgacggagccctggcccaggctgcccagggaggctgtggagtctccttctctggagatattcaagccccgcctggacgcggtgctgtgcagcctgctctgggtgaccctgcttgggcagggggttgggctgggtgacccacagaggtcccttccaaccactgccacgctgtgattctgtgattctgtgacctgtgcTGGCTTCAGATCCTGCGCCGAGACGGTGCGACGGGGTGGGACAGGGTGGCCGTGGGTCCCACTCCTCACCTGGCAtcgtctctctgtctctctctgccttcGCAGGGCACCTTGCTATACCTGCTGTACCTcctctccccgtcccccccgccccgcctggaGTTTTGGGCTGACTTTCAGTTCCTCGaggagacaaaaataaaacccagaaactTGAATCCACTTGGGAcaaaggtggatttttttttttaaattttattttagtatttttatttgttttgttggtttgggcgttttgggtctttttttttttttaatttaaaaatttaagaaaaagaaaaaaggaacatcCAGGAGAAGACAGTGTGAGAAAAGCGGAGCGACCTGCTCTCCCCTGCACAGCCGCTGGTCACCAGGAGAGCTCTGGTGGAAGCCCCAGGGACGCCCTCGGCCGAAACCCTGCCATGATGTTTGGCTTTCCTCCCCAAAACGAAGGGGCAAGCTGCCGGGGGACAGCCGGCCAAACGGAGCACGCGGCGTTTCTCACCGGCAACCCCCCCACCTCCGCCCGGACTCGCCCGGGGGCTCTGCTCGGTTTTTTTGCACTGACTAAAACGGgaattttctcctctctcccgTCTCCCTTTTGGAGATCTccaccccggccccggcagcgtgAGATGGGGCCTCTGCCCCACGCGGGAGCGGGGCCACTGCTCCCCCCTGCCCGAGTCGCAGGGATCCGTCTTTCAAGTGTTTAcaacgaggaaaaaaaaaaaaaaaaaaaaaggataaaaaaaaaaggaataaaaatgaaggaaaaaataaaaaagaagaaaaataagaaaaaaaaagaagaaaaagaaaaagaagaaaaaaaaagaaggataaaaaagagaaaactgacaaaaaaaccccccccACCCAACCAAACCACAACTGAAGCTTCGTGTTGACCGGCGTGTTCTTCGGTTTGAGCCCCCCTGCCCGGCGGTGTTTACAGACTGGACACTCTTTAACTCAGCTGGACCCACTCAGAGACTGGagagccgcagcccccccgccgccccccaacCCCCCGCCGGGCTCCTCTTGCCAAAACCCCCCCCCACCCTTCTCCCCATCGCCTTCGAGTCGAACCCTTCGGGGAGGGTACGGGGAGGGTACGGGTGAAGGCCCCGATGGGCCCCCATCGCGGGGGTGGCTTTGCCGGAGGTGCCAAGACGGAGCCCGTTCGGTGGCAGTGCCCCCCCCAGTGCACCCCGGtcccccccggcgcggcgggcgcaTTTGCCTTGGTGAGCCCTCTCCTGCCGGCAGCCGTGCCCCTGCGGGAAAcctttctgtatttatatattaaaaaaaaaaaaccggggggggacgggacaacAACTTCAAAGAGTTCAGAGCTTGGGGGGAGCTTCCTTCATTAGTCAAGGTGTTTTGATATGGTATTAAACCAATGTTCAATAAAATATTCactgttattttatttcactggCTTTCTTGGTGAAGCAGGCGGTACCTgcgggctgctggagcccccccaTCCACCCCGATGCCCCTTGCCCATGTCTGCCTTGGCGTGGGGATGGCCATGGCCATTGCGGTGCTTGGCACGTCCCGGCTCACTGGCTCCGGGACAGCAGCTCGGGTGGTCCCTGCATGCTGGGGGGGGTCTTGCCTGTGCACTGTCTGGGACGAGGacctcccccctgccccgggacAGGCTGGGGTGCCCCGTCCCCCCAAAAGACATCACGGCGCAGGGAGTGTGCGGGTGCAGAGGGGTTTATTGGGGGGGTCCCCAACCCACAGGGGTGGGGACTGCGGGATTTGGGGgaacacggggtggggggggtggcagggtggcGTGGCCACCCTGATGCCGGCTCCGGTGGGGTGCCGGTGGCCCCTCAGAGGACCTTGCCGGGGTTCATCAGGTGGTGGGGGTCCAGCGCGGCCTTGATGCAGCGCAGGGTGTCCAGCCCCTCCTGGCCCAGCTCCTCGCGCAGCAGCCCCCGCTTGCCCAGCCCCACGCCGTGCTCCCCGGTGCAGGTGCCCCCAgccgccagcgcccgcctgcgggaccagggtgggggtcagggcaCGGCACGGGGCCACCCGTCCCCCTgtcaccccccccatccccacctgccCAGGCGCTGGGTGAAGGCGTGGACGCGCTGGGCTTCGTGCGGGTCCTGGGTGTCGAAGATGAGGAGGCAGTGGAAGTTGCCATCGCCCACGTGTCCCACCATGgggcctgcggggcggcgggTCAGGCGGGGGGACGGCGGCCACCCCAgccgaccccccccgccccggggaccgCGGCCCCACTGACCGGTGAGGCCGGAGTCCCGCAGGTCCCGCTTGGTGTCCACCACGACGTCGGGCAGGCGGGAGATGGGGACGCAGACGTCGGTGGAGTAGCCCTGCGCCGGGTGGGACAGAGCCATGGCGCCTGCGGCTCCACGCGGCGCTGCCGCCATCGTCGCCACTGCCCCGTCCCTCACCTGGCAGCCGGGTCGCAGGGCCAGCGCAGCGTACCAGGCGCTGTGCCGCATGGCCCAGAGCCGCCCGCGCTGCTCCGCGTCCTCTGCCCAGGCCAGCCCAGAGCCGCCGTTCTGACGCACGATCTCCTCTGCCGCCGGCCGGGAGCCCGGAGGTGGGGCCAGGACGGGGACATGTGGCAGTCCCGGGGACCCACGGCAGCCCCCGAACCCGGCactccccccaggacccccagtcCTCCCCCTCAGCATCCATCCCACAGCCCAGGACCTCCATGGCCCCTGTCCCTGGGTACCTGTCCATCACCCTGCGACAACGCTCATCCTCATGTCCCCTGTCCCTGGACCACTGTCCCTTGCCCTGGGACCACCCAGCAGACCCCCAGCCCAGGCATCCATCCCGCACCGTGGTGACTGTCCAGGTCCCCCAGTTCCTCTTCTTTGGCACTCGTCCCTCATCCTGGGATGATCCTGGTCCCCCAGTCCCTGGTCCTGGGCACACATCCTGCACCCCAGTGATCCTCCAGGTCCCCCAGTTCCTCCTCTTTGGCACCCTCATCCCAGGACATCCCTGGTCCCCCAGTCCCTGGTGCTGGGCACCCATCCCACACCCTAGTGACCCTCCAGGTCCCCCAGTTCCTCCCCTTTGGCACCCTCATCCTGGGACATCCCTGGTCCCCCAGTCCCTGGTCCGGGGTGCCCATCCCACACCCCAGAGCCACACCACGGCTCTTCAGCACCATCTCTCACCCTGGAACACCCCCAGTCCCTCATCCAATGTCCCTGGGCACCCATCCCTCGCCCCAGTGTGCCCACCATGGCCCCGAGCCCCAGGCACGCCATCCCCACCCCTACCCGTCtgttgctgctgctcagccaggcCGTGCCGGGAGCCGTGGAGCTCCAGGAGGAGCGTGGCCGCCGCCGGCATCGCCATCCCGCTGAAGCGCCCGCAGGCATCCGCCATCACCTCGTCCAGGAACTCTGGGCGAGAGGAGGCAGCGCTGAGccctgccgccagccccgggccccccagccctgccgccggCACCCACCGATGCGTGCCACGGGCACGGCGGCCTGCAGCACCTGGACGGTGCAGTCCACGGCCGCCCGCGTGCTGGGGAAGGCGGCGACGGCGGCGGCCGTGGCCTCGGGCAGCGGGTGCAGGCGCAGCGTGGCCTGCGTCAGGAAGCCCAGGGTGCCCTCGGAGCCCACGAAGAGCGAGGTCAGGTCGTAGCCGGCTGCTCGCTTCCTGCGCGGGGCTGGTGAGCGGGCGCACGGAGGGTCCCGGCCCCCGGTCCAGCCCGGCCAGACCCCCCAGTGCCCACCTGGGCTGGCGCCCGGGGCCGGCGGTGTGGAGCAGGCGCCCGTCCGGCAGCACCACGCGCAGGTTGAGCACGTTGGACCGCATGGTGCCGTACCGCACCGCGTTGGTGCCCGAGGCGCCCGTGGCCGCCATGCCGCACAGCGAGGCATCCGCCCCGGGGTCTGCGGGCAGGAGACCGGGACGGGATGGGCGGCCGGCATGGGGATGGGGCCGTGCCACAGCCCCACAGGACCCCACGCCATGCCCCGCTGCACCCCTGCGACCACGGCACCCACGGCCCCCATGCACACCCCTGGGACCACAGCGTTCCCACGGGAACCCCCAGCACCTCTGGGTTagcagcaccccagccccaggacccccatgggcacccccagcagctgcaagaccccagccccatgggcactcccagcagccctgggaccccagccccatgggCACCCCCAGtagacccaggaccccagccccacgggcACCCAAGCTGTCCTGGAACCACgacacccccagacccctggggaccccagcactACTGGCACCCCCAGTCACCATGGCTACACCTGCAGGACCATGTCACCCTTGGCCCCCAGCAccaccagtgcccccagcacccccagccccccagccgtCCCCACCACTCTAAGCCCCCTGCCGCTCCCCGGTGCCCGCGGTACCGACGGGGAACCAGAGCCCGGTGCCACGCAGGTGGCTGTTGAGGGCCTTGCGGGTGACGCCGGGCTCCACCATCACCGAGAAGTCCTCGGTGCTCAGCTCCGTGATGGCGTCCATGCGGCTCAGGTCGAAGCAGACGCCGCCCTGGCACGGGGACACTGGCGTGGCTGGGTGCCgagacccccggggtggggggccagGGGCATCGGGGTGTCGGGGGGTCAGAGTGTTGGGGTATCGCGGGGGTCAGGGTGTTGGGGTGTCGGGGTGTCGGGGGGTCACGGTACCTGCACGGCGTTGACGCCGCCCTCGAGGCCAGTGCCGGTGCCGAAGGGCACCATGGGCACGCGGCAGCGGTGGCAGAGcgctgccagctcctgcacctGCCCCACCGCCCGGGGCCACACCACGGCGTCcgggggggcacagctggggggcaCGGCGGCACCGCTGGCACGGCCGCCCCCGACCCTTCCCCACACCCTGCCCTTCCTCAGCCCCTTCCCCATCCAGGCCCTTCCCCATCCAGACCCTTCCCCTCCACAGACCCTTCCCCACTCTGCAGCCCTCTCCCTCCCTAGGACCCTGCCTCTCCCACGTCCCCTCCCTatgccccttccccaccccgggACCCCTCCCCGTGTGCCCCCCACccttccccaggaccccaccccagcacccctccccgggcgccccccgccccgcacccaccCGTGCATGGACTCGTCGCGGCCGTGCTGCTCCCGCACCGCCATGGCCGTGGAGACGTTGGGACCCCCGACCACGGCCCTCAGGGCCTCCACGAAGTCGGGGGGCAGCggacgctggggggggggggggggggacacggacacgACAGCCGGTCATGGCGGCGCCGGGAGGCTCCGGGACCCCGGGATCCCCCCGCACTGggcccccctcccgcagcccccggccccaccttggagcagcagctccggcggcccagggccccccccagccccaggaccctCCGCAGGGCCATGGCGGGGACCTCCTGTCCGT encodes:
- the LDHD gene encoding putative D-lactate dehydrogenase, mitochondrial, which gives rise to MALRRVLGLGGALGRRSCCSKRPLPPDFVEALRAVVGGPNVSTAMAVREQHGRDESMHGCAPPDAVVWPRAVGQVQELAALCHRCRVPMVPFGTGTGLEGGVNAVQGGVCFDLSRMDAITELSTEDFSVMVEPGVTRKALNSHLRGTGLWFPVDPGADASLCGMAATGASGTNAVRYGTMRSNVLNLRVVLPDGRLLHTAGPGRQPRKRAAGYDLTSLFVGSEGTLGFLTQATLRLHPLPEATAAAVAAFPSTRAAVDCTVQVLQAAVPVARIEFLDEVMADACGRFSGMAMPAAATLLLELHGSRHGLAEQQQQTEEIVRQNGGSGLAWAEDAEQRGRLWAMRHSAWYAALALRPGCQGYSTDVCVPISRLPDVVVDTKRDLRDSGLTGPMVGHVGDGNFHCLLIFDTQDPHEAQRVHAFTQRLGRRALAAGGTCTGEHGVGLGKRGLLREELGQEGLDTLRCIKAALDPHHLMNPGKVL